The Desertibacillus haloalkaliphilus genome includes a window with the following:
- a CDS encoding bifunctional hydroxymethylpyrimidine kinase/phosphomethylpyrimidine kinase, with translation LGPSFVVLKGGHLTDGPAVDLLFDGKCIHELEVQRIDTKHTHGTGCTFAAAIAAELAKGAHIKEATETAKAYITAAISHSLNIGSGIGPTNHAAFRYNSN, from the coding sequence AGCTTGGACCTAGCTTTGTGGTATTAAAAGGAGGCCATTTAACTGATGGACCTGCTGTTGATTTATTATTTGACGGAAAATGTATTCATGAGCTTGAAGTACAACGCATTGATACGAAACATACGCACGGTACCGGTTGTACATTTGCTGCAGCCATTGCTGCAGAATTAGCAAAGGGAGCACATATAAAAGAAGCAACAGAGACTGCAAAAGCCTATATCACTGCTGCAATATCCCATTCATTAAATATTGGGAGCGGAATTGGACCGACAAATCATGCAGCATTTAGGTATAATTCTAATTAA